The sequence TTACATACTCCTATTGCTCTGATTTTACCTTCCTTATATAAATCTTCCATTGCTCTCCAAGTTGCATAGGTATCTCCTACATTTTGATGTATTAAGTAGAGATCTATGTAATCGGTTCTTAATTTAGAAAGAGATTCTTCAAATGCTTTTTTAGTTTCTTCATATCCATAGGAACTTACCCATACCTTTGTTGTTATAAAGAATTCTTCACGTGGAATTCCACTTTCTTCAATTGCTTCACCTACAGCTTCTTCATTGTAGTATGCTTGTGCTGTATCGAAGTGTCTGTATCCTACGTCTATTGCATTTAAAACAACTTCTTTTGTTTGGTCTTTTGGTATTAAAAAGACTCCAAATCCTAATTGTGGTATTTTTACATCATTTGATAGAGTTACATATTCCATTTTATCACCTTGTATTTTTATAATTATACTTAGTGATTTATTATATATAAATCTTTCCTTAGGAAAGACTTTTTTTAGAAAAGTTAATATTATATTAAATTTATATAATATCAATATAATTTTTTTATTTTTCTTAATTTCAAGAAATTCATTAAAATAGAAAAATTTAATCTTTAATTTTTAATTGTTGAGTTAAAATTTATTTTTAACCTTATAAAATTAGGTTTTAGTTTTTAATTTAGCTGTTAAAGATTAAAATTTCTTTTTAATTTAAAAAAATTATTAAAACCAGATATTCTCATTTGAAAATATTTGTGAATATATTTAGATTAGCTATATTAAATTTAAAAAAGCAAAATTAGTTTTTAATTATAAATTTTTTATAGCTTTATTAATAAAAATATTATATAATTAATATAAGGTGATTAAATGACTCTTCCAGAACAATTTAGGAAAAAGAATGCAGAGGATATTTTAATTTATCATTATGTTGAAGAATTAGTATCAAGTTATAGAGGATTTATGGCCAAAAGATTCGTTGATGAAGATATAAGTTTAGTTGAACTTCCATATTTTTTAAGACTACGTTTTAATAATAACAATACACAAAAAGAGTTAGTTGAAGTATTTAAAGTCAGTGAAGGTTATGCTGCAAAATTACTTAGGAGATTTGAAGATAGAGGATTAATTTCAAGAGAAGAAAATCCTAATAATCACAGTCAAAAAATAGTTAAATTAACAGAGAAAGGTATCAAAAAATCAGATATAATACTTGATTTAACTGAAGATTGGGAAAACAAAGTTACAAAAAATTTAGATAATAAATATTCTTTAAAAAAATATTTATTTACTATTGTTAAAGAAACGGAAAATATTTAATAATTTTTTTATTTTATAATATTTTAACTCTACTTTTAGATTTTTAATTATTTATCTTGATTTTTATAATTATTATAAATTTATTTGTTTTTTAGATTTAATTTTTGAAGTTATTTTTTTATGAAAGTGTAGACTATCTATTTTTTAAAATTTAATTATTAAATGTTGAGGTTCAACATTAAAAACAATTCTAGCTAAACTTATAGATAATGGTCTTATTGCAAAGTTTACCATAAAGTATGCAACTACCCAACGCATAGGCCACATTAAGAATAATATA comes from Methanobrevibacter oralis and encodes:
- a CDS encoding MarR family winged helix-turn-helix transcriptional regulator, giving the protein MTLPEQFRKKNAEDILIYHYVEELVSSYRGFMAKRFVDEDISLVELPYFLRLRFNNNNTQKELVEVFKVSEGYAAKLLRRFEDRGLISREENPNNHSQKIVKLTEKGIKKSDIILDLTEDWENKVTKNLDNKYSLKKYLFTIVKETENI